The DNA segment CTTGGGACATATAGCTACACAATGTGAGCACATGATGCAGGTATCCTCGATAACAGAGGCTTTTTTATCCTGCAATACAATATTACTGGCAGGGCAGTCTGTAACGCATAAACCGCATCCGATGCATGCTTTCGAATCAATGCTTATACTGTGTTTACTCATACGCTGTCTCCTTTCGTTAACATCCGTTAACCATTATACCAGATATACAAATTCCTGCAGCATTGGTAAAGTAAATCGTTACCGATATGAGTACTGCGTTGGATCAGGATTTCCCGTAATCTGCTCTCTGTTTCATCTGTTGGAGTTCATAAAAATATATGCAGTTTGAGTTTCAGCAGGTTATTACATACTGTCAAATGCATGCATTCCTTTGAATGCGTATAGTAAAAAGATCCCGTATCAGAATCAAACAGGATCAAAAAGCACAATAGTCTTTGCACTGCTTTCTTTTATACGCTATAAAACGGTTTTCTTATCCGGTGAAAACATACCTGACATATCCACCTGTTCTAGCTGCAGTAAATATTTTTTCTTTTCAATTCCCCCGGCATAGCCCGTCAAAGAACCATTTTTTGCGATTACTCTATGACAGGGGATTATAATGGATATTGGATTATGTGCTACTCCACTGCCAACTGCCTGGGCGCTGTTTATCTGCAAACTGGCAGCCAAATCACCATAGCTTCTAGTTTCTCCATAAGGAATCCGCAACAGCTCCTCCCAGACTCTTTTTTGAAATACAGTTCCGGCTGGCTTAAGGTACAGTTCTCCCATGTCGGGTTGCTTCCCGGCAAAATATGCGCACAGCCATTGTTTTGTCTGATGAAAAATCGCCAAGTCATTGTTTTCTACAGCAGGCTCTTTCCATGTTCCCATATAATATTTCTGACCTTCAAACCACAGCCCTGTCAACGCTATGCCATCGCTTGCCAGCGTTATATTTCCTAAAGGTGAAGCAACCGTTGTTTTATAAAGCATACGCAATCTCCTTTTCTTATTATGAAATATGGATGTTACTAGAATACGAGGCAAAGCAGCTTTCCTTACGCAATTTGATAATGCATAATATTCAAATCCACAGATTGTGATTTTCTTCAGCGTATAGACGCCTTTGACTGATCGCAGAGGATATCATTTCCTGCAGGGAAATTTTCATTAGCTTACCTTGACATGTTTTTTATGAAAGCTGCATACCGTTTACCCGCATGGTAGAAAGAGGTGTTTTTTTAGCAGTGAAAGCTTCCTATACAAAGCTACGTCATACACCACAGCATGTTAGCTTCAGAGACCGGTGAATACAGCTGCCTGTTTAGGTTACCTTTTTAAGCTTCCTTTCTCCTTAGAAATTCCACAAAGGCAAACATAATGGATATGACGCTCAATACTGCAACGATCAGCTCTGACATATTATTCGCATACTCTGCCATTTCCGGTTCCAATATTCCCAGCACAAGGAAGTAGCTGCACCAAAGCAAGCCAAGCAAAAGAACGCAAAAAGTGATGTATTTCAGGATGGCTGCAGCTTTGTGTATCACTCTCTTACTTTTATCAATCTGTCTTTGTGTGTACTGCTTTTTACGTAAAGCCCGTTTCAGTCCACCGGCTAAAACTCCAACAGCGATGCCCACAGAAAGACTGCAGCAGATTTTAAAATACAGGCTCATGCTGGCAGCTCCTTTCTAAACAGCTTCCTGTCTCTGCTTGGTAAATACGAGTCTCCATGAACTGAATGCAGGCATACTGCAACAGGCTGTCTGCTTGTATCAGTCTTCATTCCTTCCATCACGGCTATATGTAGATATGATTTTATCATGATGTTCTCCTTCTTTGCGGAATCCTATGAAAGCTCACTGCCCCGTTCTTTTACATAGGCAGCTATAAATTTTTTTGAGGGGGAGTATATATGCGTCGGCAGCTCCTCCTTAGCAAACCATTTCCATTCATCCTGCTTCTTTGGTTCCATGACGCGCAGCATACCGCTGCAGGCTCTGGCTATTACCTGTATTGTGACAAAATGCTTTCCAGGCTGAATATCATCCGCCGCACTGAATATCCTTAAATCTGAAATATCAAGATTCGTTTCTTCCTTCGTTTCTCTCACAGCAGCTTCAAACAGCGTTTCCCCGTATTCCTGCTTACCGCCGGGAAGACACCAGGAATCCGGTTCATAAATACCACCGGTATCCGCGCCACTGCGTACCCGGTGCCCCAACAAAATTTTGCCATCCTGCACAATCAACACACCGACTCCCACACGAATCATGTTCTCCATTCTCTTTTATCCTCCTTTAATACTGCTGTTATTTCTCAATCCGCATCCCAATAATGAATCCCAGCAGCATACAGCACGCTATCGCATAAGCAAGGTAAGCCGAGCCTAGGGCAGACCCAAGTGCTGCACCCAGACATATCCCAAGGCTGAGTCCCTCTGCCATATACGTTTTCGCATATTGCTTCCCTGCTGTTCTTCTGTGCTTCAGTATCAGAATCATGATGACCGCCACAATTCCTGTTACGGCAACAGGTAAGACAGCTCTTATAAGCTCCATAGAAACCACCCTTCCTTATGTTGTTTCAGTTATAATCTGAGCAGATTCCCCCTTACACCAGATGGTGCTTCCTGCAGTACTGCGTAATTCCTTCCTCATCCACACGCGGGCAGATGTCTGTAGCTACCGCTTTCACATCATCACTTGCATTTCCCATGGCAACACCACACCCCACAGCCTGCAGCATTTCGATATCATTCGTTCCATCACCGAACGCAATCGCCTCATCCTTAGACAGATGGTAATATTCCAGAATTTTTCTGACGCCCAGACCTTTTCCTCCGTTGTAGGGTATGATATCCATTGCACGGGGCCACCATGCAGTTATTTCAGCTCCTGTAACTCCCTGTAAAATTGAAGCATATTCCTTTTTGGTTCCACCCAGCATAATCTGATAGATTTCCTCATCGGCGAGCCTTTCAAAATCATCCACAACATCGACTGTCTGATTGGATATTTCAAAATAGTCTACAATATCACGGTCTCTGCCATTTGCCCCGTTTCTTTCAACATTCGCCAGTACTACCGGGCGTTGTATTGCTTTTGCATTGCTTATGATTTTGTGTACATCCTCTGTAGGTATCGGATTTTTGAATATGACGGTATCCGCAGTAAAACAGTAGGATGCATTAAAGGTCAGATAAGCGTCAAATTTCACTCTTGGAAACTGCGGCACGCTGCGAGGCGGTCGTCCGGTCGCAATACAGAGGATAATTCCGTTTTTCTGTAGCTGTAAAAGTGTATCCTCCATCAGTTCACTCATTGTGTCCCTATCCATAGCAATCAGTGTACCATCAATATCAAAAAACGCTATTTTTATGTTGTTCATCTGGTTTCTCCCTATATAAATATTACGAACGCTTTGCTTGTAGCAGTGTGCTATCATTTCAATTATAGTCAACAAGAAAGGAGATGTACAGGTATTTTCTGCAATTATACAAGTTCTGTAGCGGCTATGAGTGATGTTCAGCCTTCACTTGAGGAAGCAGAATATGGACATATAATTTATTCTCCTTATATTCTGCATACATCCTCCCTCCCATTTCATATATAAGGGTACGTGATATTTCCAAGCCAAGCCCTGTCGTATTTTCTGCATTATGAACGGTATAGAAACGGTCAAACAGCTTCGCTACTTGAATAGAATCCAGCTCTGCCGCAGTATTGGCGAATATGATTTCGCCTTGCTCTGATAACATGATCTGCAAATCACCATCACTGTATTTAACGGCATTATGTAAAAGATTTATCATCACGCGGGAAAGCTTGGAGGCCGATAGTACGCGCTTTATCTTCTTTTGTGGAAGCTTAATGACCGGCTCGATATGCTGCTCTTTTAAGACCGCATAAAAGCCCGCTATACTTTCCTCTATAAGCTCATTTACTACAACCTCCCCTGTATCTGTATCATCTTTTGACAGTAGGGTTACCGTATACTCAAACAATTCCTCTGTAAGCTGATTTAGCAGCTCGACTCTGTTTTGGATAATTTGGATGTAACGTTTTGCAGTATCTGATATTTCTTCCTGTTCCAGCAAATCGAGATAACCGCAGACTGCTGTAAGAGGCGTTCTCAGATCATGCGATATACTCGTTACAGATTCCTTCAGCTTGTTCTCTCCATGAATATACTGTCGGCGCTGCTTGCGAAGCTGATCAAGCTGCTTGTTCAAAACCGCCGCAAGTTTTCTGATCTGCTTATCATTTGATGCAACAGTAAGCAAGGTATTGGATGAACTGCACGTATACTCTGTAAGTCCTATACAGATTTCCTTTAAATCCTTTCTCAACAACAACAGCTTTAAGAACAGCATACTGATAAGCAGCACCAATATCCCGCATAATATCCATGGTAACAGCATTCTTCACATCTCCTTTACTTGATATCCTTTTTATGAAATACAGCTATTCCACATGTATTCACACAAACAATCACAAGAATTGCATATATTCCTAGCCGCCATAATACAGACAGCTCTACTGTCATAAATTGAAAAATCTGTCCATATGGATTGATATCAAAAAGCACTTCAAACAGCATCCTCATCGGTTCGGATAATAAGCCCTGACGGGCCAGAGAATAGCATAGTAATCCGCCAAACATCAAGCAAAAAGCGCTCAGTATACAAATAATAGCCGTTTTTGCCTTACTGGAAGAAAGCATGCCTATCATATTATAAATGGCACAATAGGAAATGCAGGCAAGCCACCCTATGCATCCACTCACAACACACTTGAATGTACTCATTACCGGTATCTGCATGATAACAGCGAAGATCATACCGACCAGAATCCAAAGCATATAAAGCATGGTTATTCCCATACCACCGCTAAGAAAGCCTGCCAGATATATATCAGTTCTTTTGTGTCCGACAATCAGCTTATTGCGTATGGTTCCATCACTATACTCTGTTCCATAAAAGAGGCTGAGACTAACAGAGATAATACTGCCAATCCCCTGTATGGAAACAAATAAGGCGAGATCTATACGTGTGGAATCCTGACTCAGTAGTAAAAGACTAAGGATACCTTCCAAACATAGCATCAATATCAAAGTTACACGAAATGCTTTGCTACCATATAAGCGGCTGCAATTGGCATATAGAAGTCTACGCATAGCAGTCACCTTTTACCAGGCTCATATAATAGCTTTCCAGATTCTCATCCCGCTCGCTCATTGAAATTATTTCAGCCCCCTCCTTATTCAGGGCCAACGCAAGCCTCGTCACATTGATTTCCGCAAATATATCAGCCTCAGTTTCTGATATGATTTTATATTCCATTCGCATGGAATCCAGTATGTGGGTAAGCGGCTTGATATTTGTTACTTTTATATGAACACATTTTCGGCAGGCTGCATGCAGCTCCTGTGCACTCATTTCTTTTATGATACTGCCATTGTCAATAAAGCCATAGTGTGTTGCCAGTTTCGAAAGCTCATCAAGAATATGGCTGGATATCAAAACGGTAATCTGATGCTCCCGATTTAGCTTTCCTATCAATTCCCGTATTTCAATGATTCCCTGTGGATCTAATCCGTTCACAGGCTCGTCCAATATTAGAAAATCCGGATCCTGTGCAAGGGCAATGGCAATTCCAAGCCTCTGCCGCATCCCAAGAGAGAAATCTCTGCTTTTCTTTTTTCCTGTATTGCCTAGTCCCACCAGTGTCAAAAGATCCTGCAGACCGTCAAAGGAAGGACATCCTAGGATTCGATATTGCTGTTTTAGGTTTTCTTCAGCACTCATGTCCAGATAAATAGCTGGTGATTCTATGACTGCTCCGATTTTTCTCCTTGTTCGCGCAAAGTCCTTTTCTGTATTTTTTTTGCCATACAGCATATAATCACCGGATGTCGGATGCTGTAGACCGCAAATCAAGCGAAGCAGTGTTGTTTTCCCGGCGCCATTTTTTCCAACAAAGCCATATACAGCACCTTTTGGGATTTGCATTGTGACTCCACGCAATGCATGAAACTGACCATACTGCTTACACAGCATATTTGTTTTAAGTACATATTCCATTTCTGTTATCCTCCTTATTATGATACTGTATATTCTAGCAGGAAGAGGTAAAGAAAATGGTAAAGGAAGCCGTAAAGAAATCGTAAATTTACGACTTTTTCAGTTTAAAGCCAATGCCCCATACGGCTTCAATATAGTCCTGATCATTCACTTCCCGTAATTTTCTGCGAAGATTACTAATATGCATCTTCAATGAGCTTTCACTGCAATCCAGGGTATCTGCACTGATGCCCTCAAGCAAAACCGATTTTGTAATCACCTGTGCTGGGTGCTGAAGCAGCAGCTTTAATATTGCATATTCGGTTTTGGTTAATTTCACATCTATTCCCTGTACAGTGGTTGTATAGGTATCCGTATTGAGTGTTATCTCATCAAATACCAGCAAAGAGGAAGCTATCGGTATGTCTGTTTTACGCAGCTGTACAGCCACTCGTGCTAAAAGCTCCTTGGTTTGAAACGGTTTCGTGATATAGTCAGCAGCTCCATTAAGTAAAAGAGATACCTTATCGTCTACATCGATTTTTGCACTGACAATAATAACCGGAATGCCTTTGCTGTATGGCAGTAGTTCTTCTCCGCTAAGACCAGGAAGCATTAGATCAAGCAGGATTAGATCCGGTGTTGTATCCTTTAGAAAAAGCACTGCTTCCGTACCGGAGTAGGCACGAAATACAAGATAACCCTCACGATTCAGAAGCTCCTCTAACAGATTTCCGATATGTATATCATCATCTACAATCAAGATTGCTTTCAATATAATTCCTCCTCAACATTTTCCATAGAAAGTCACCACATATTTTCCTTATACAGGTATATTTATATAAATATATGGTATCATACAAGCTGAAAAAAAAGAAGCATGCAATCTGATAGCTCTTATTCAAAAAGGGGATTGTGAATTTCCTGACTGCATAAAGGGTACACTACCTCAGATACCAACGGTATTAGCCCTGCAATCGTAAATAGAAATATCCAAAAATGAATAAGGGCTGTTTTACTACGCATCCTTCATTTCTTTATAGTTTCTTTCCTCTCGCCACTTCTATGTTAAGAAGGTTTGCTACCCTTCTTACGATCGATCCATGTATGCTGCAGGAACAGACCACAAATGGCAGTCACGACAGCACCGGCTAATCGCGCTATCCATACATTCAAATCAAAGGCATAGAGTATTTTCATCGCAAAGTTTCCAGCAGCAATTGCCGCTGTAAATATTATAATCCATGTAATAGTAGTTCCCTTTGTGTTATCTAATTTCATATAGCTGCATCCTAATCAACTGGCAGAGATGAATGCGAGTATCAACAGAAGTATCATCACTGTGAGGACAGATAGGATTCTTTTGGAAGAATCACGTTTTTTATCTGCTTCTCCGCCATGTTCATTTTGTGATAACATCATTTGCATATCATTATCAACAAGTGCGTCAATACCAATCTGCAAGGCTCTGGACAGAGCTAGCAGCTGCCGTGCGTCGGGTACGGTCTCATTCAATTCCCAGTTTGATATCGTCTGTCGTGTAACTCCGACCAGCTGACCCAGCTGTTCCTGTGAAAGCTGAAGCTTTTTTCGTGATTTCAAAATATTTTTTCCTAAGTCCATGTTGACTCCTTTCGCTTGTAATCATATCTTATTTCCTTGCTTTATTTCTACCAAAGCTTTTTGGAAGCTTGTCAAAGATTTTTAACATTTGTATAGAAAATATGATATTGTGCTGTTTTTCCCCTCATCAAAGCAACACTGCTATTGATATATAAGATGTATGCCTGTGAAGCTTTCTGTACAAATACCTGTATATATAATATCTGTAAATTTCTTTATCATAAGAAAGGCAGCAGATATGCTACGTACTCATTTAAATATCCTCTGTAGCTGCCAGTTATTCTGGTTCTTTCTCACGTCAAGATACAAGAAGGATATGAGATATAAAACATCGATTATTTTGTATTTTATGCTTCCCATATACCCAGATTCGAGAAAGATCCGTGTTATTCATTCTGCATTTTCTTCTGCATTACATCATAGCAAAGAAAATCTCCGGAGCTGGTCTGGATCACATGAAACTCAGTTTCCTGATAACCACGTTTACGATAGATTGCCTTTGCAGGAAGGGATGCATCCAGTGTGCAACGATCATACTGTGAAAAAATCGCATGCTCTGCAAATTCCATAAGACTGCGTCCATGCCCCTTTTTCTGATGCTGTGGCAAAACAAAGAGTCTACAGATTTCATTTGCCTTGATTGTAACAGTACCAATTGCTCTTTCCTCATCATCGAATAGAAGATAGACACTGCCGGATTTGATGTCAAGGCGAATATTTGCGTCCTTATGATGTGATAGGAAAAAATCAACAGCTCCATTCGGATAATAATGCGGATAAATTGCCTGTATCGTTTCTCTTGTTATCCTTCTCACTATCTGTACAGTGCTTTCATTCAACAGCGCTTTTCTTATATCGTTGTTATTTCTGTATGAACTACTCATATATACATACCTCCTTTTTATAGTTGACTAAGCTGCTTTTAGTCTGTAAGTTCCTTGTTGTATTCAATCTACAATGTAATGCTTTCATTTGTTGTCGCATGCTGTGTATGCTTTTTAACGGCGTGCTGTGTTAGACGGTCCCAGCCTTTACACTTTCTATAATGTTCATTATATAAAACAAAAAAGGCAATGTACAGTTAATTTTGTACAAAACCATTTTCTTATTGCTTGCACTGTAGTAGAATACCTCCATCGTGAAAATTGCTCTTTTAATAACAGAATGTGATATCCTACATACAGCTATATCATTCTTTTTCTGCGCAGGGAATTTCAAATGTCTCTGAATGAAAATTAGAATAATACCTCCCCTTCGTTACTGTAAATTTCAACACACAATAATCCGGATCTGTCACACCCTTAGGATAATACATGGTATCGCCCTCTTTCCATATCATATCCTTACTTTCCTGATCCTCAAGGACCTCTGCTGTTCCAAGCAGCATCACTCCGCGGAAATAGCGTTTATCACAAAAATAAATGCAAGCCTTGGAATTCTTACGGTACTGTGCCACTCGCATGGAAGATGTATTCGTGGTAAAGTAAAATGTATGTATTCCCACTCTTTTTCGCGGTGGAAGCATTGCTTTGGTGTTTGGAAAACCATCCTGATCTACGGAGCTGATAAATGCAACGCTCTGTTTATCAATCAGCTTTCCAATCGTTGCTTCACTGTCTCGCATCATAACAATCACCATCCTTTTCCTTATTGTAGCCTGACCTTCTCCTCCTGTACAGTACCCACTTTTTTGTAACTATGTATTGAAAGTACTCATAAAAGTCCTTTGTCCTTTAGAAATTCCTCACGGCCATCCTCAAGCATCATTTCCATGCCGATAGCCTGCATGATTTCAATTGCCATCAGCATTTGTTCTCCACGTTTGGTAAGCGAATATTCAACATGCAGGGGATAACCGTCATATGTTTGCTTGTCTACCATTCCATACTCGATCAATTCCTTTAGTTGTTCAATCAGCATTTTCTGTGTAATATTTATAATCTCTTTTTTCAATTCAGACAGAGATTGCTTTTTCTTGCCAAGCTGCCACAATATGATTGGCTTCCATTTTCCCTTAGTAATATCATGTGTTAACTCTAATGGACATGTGTATTGTTTACGTAGTTTCACGCTATCTCCCCTTTTCTGAATTTTCTATATGGTATGCAGGTACAGATATGAAATGAATTTATACAAATGATACAGGGAAATCTATGAAGCTGTGTTTAGCTTGCGAAAGAATAGAGCTGTTCATGCTCTGAAAAAGCACGAAGCTTTCGAAGAGCATTTTATGATGTGTGACATTTTCCTGTTTCGAATGGTGTTTTATGCATGGTATAAGAAGGTTATCTGAGTGTAGAATCATGCTTTACAAATGAAGAAGATAAGCAAAGCTTGCATATTGCAGCTATTTATGATAGCTGTGACGGGCAAGCTGATTATGCATCCAGCTTCATGTACAGTAAAGGATAGGGATTGCCCTGTTCATCCATATCACTTCGCTTGTATACGGTGAAGCCCATATGCTCATAGAAGCCTTTTGCTGAAGGATTCTGTTCATTTACCGTTAATTTGTCAACTGCATATGTTTTCATTCCATACTCCAGCAGGGCTTTCCCATACCCCTGTCCTCGTTCCTTTGCAAAGACAAACAGCATCTCCAGCGTATGACCTGCAACGCCCATGAAGGCAATCGGTATCTGCTGTTCATTAACCGCAACTATTAAATGCGGAATCTCCTGTATTGCCATTGGGACATATTCTTTAATCATCGCGATTTCATCTACAGAAAGGAAATGATGTGTTGCCTTAACGGAAGCTTCCCATATTTCAAGGAGCTGTTGTATAAGAGTCGCAGTTCTTTCTTCAATTTCAATAATATTCATAGTTGCCTCCCTTTTCTATTCTTGCGCTTGGATGCCTCGCATAATTTTCAGTATGTTAGCTTTTGTATATGATGTGGGATCCACTGTTTTCTGATCATCTTCATTTCTTTATTTCTATAAAATAAAAGTATATCCATAATTGTAGTATTTCATATCCGTGATACACAAAAGATATGATATCTGATTTTAATAATAGTTTATGTTATCTTAGACAGCAAAGCAATGCTTTCAACATGAAATGTATGCGGAAAAAGATCCACCGGTACCATATTTCCATCTACCCGATACCCCATACGCTCCAGCATCTGCAAATCGCGCACCTGCGTCTGCGGATTACAGGAAATATACAATACCTGCCTCGGCTTCATGCGCACCAGACTCTTGATAAATTCCTCACTGCTCCCACTCCTTGGCGGATCCATAATCACGACATCCAGCCGCTTCTTCTCAGCCGCAAGCCTTGTCATATAACGACCGGCATCCTCACAAACAAAACGGATATTGGAGATCCCATTGATTTTGGCATTGATCCTCGCATCCTCCACCGCATCGCGATTGATTTCAACCCCGACCACCTGCTTTACAAACTGCGAAACATACATCCCAATCGTCCCAATACCGCAATACGCATCCAGTACCGTTTCCCTTCCACTCAGCTTCAGCAGCTCAACAGCACGCCGGTACAACACCTCCGTCTGCTCATGATTGATCTGATAAAAAGACTTCGCAGAAATACGGAAGGTCATCCCGCACAATACATCCT comes from the Erysipelotrichaceae bacterium 66202529 genome and includes:
- a CDS encoding response regulator produces the protein MILKAILIVDDDIHIGNLLEELLNREGYLVFRAYSGTEAVLFLKDTTPDLILLDLMLPGLSGEELLPYSKGIPVIIVSAKIDVDDKVSLLLNGAADYITKPFQTKELLARVAVQLRKTDIPIASSLLVFDEITLNTDTYTTTVQGIDVKLTKTEYAILKLLLQHPAQVITKSVLLEGISADTLDCSESSLKMHISNLRRKLREVNDQDYIEAVWGIGFKLKKS
- a CDS encoding methylated-DNA--[protein]-cysteine S-methyltransferase, translated to MLYKTTVASPLGNITLASDGIALTGLWFEGQKYYMGTWKEPAVENNDLAIFHQTKQWLCAYFAGKQPDMGELYLKPAGTVFQKRVWEELLRIPYGETRSYGDLAASLQINSAQAVGSGVAHNPISIIIPCHRVIAKNGSLTGYAGGIEKKKYLLQLEQVDMSGMFSPDKKTVL
- a CDS encoding pyridoxamine 5'-phosphate oxidase, translating into MRDSEATIGKLIDKQSVAFISSVDQDGFPNTKAMLPPRKRVGIHTFYFTTNTSSMRVAQYRKNSKACIYFCDKRYFRGVMLLGTAEVLEDQESKDMIWKEGDTMYYPKGVTDPDYCVLKFTVTKGRYYSNFHSETFEIPCAEKE
- a CDS encoding DUF2700 domain-containing protein, whose product is MELIRAVLPVAVTGIVAVIMILILKHRRTAGKQYAKTYMAEGLSLGICLGAALGSALGSAYLAYAIACCMLLGFIIGMRIEK
- a CDS encoding transcriptional regulator → MKLRKQYTCPLELTHDITKGKWKPIILWQLGKKKQSLSELKKEIINITQKMLIEQLKELIEYGMVDKQTYDGYPLHVEYSLTKRGEQMLMAIEIMQAIGMEMMLEDGREEFLKDKGLL
- a CDS encoding sensor histidine kinase encodes the protein MLLPWILCGILVLLISMLFLKLLLLRKDLKEICIGLTEYTCSSSNTLLTVASNDKQIRKLAAVLNKQLDQLRKQRRQYIHGENKLKESVTSISHDLRTPLTAVCGYLDLLEQEEISDTAKRYIQIIQNRVELLNQLTEELFEYTVTLLSKDDTDTGEVVVNELIEESIAGFYAVLKEQHIEPVIKLPQKKIKRVLSASKLSRVMINLLHNAVKYSDGDLQIMLSEQGEIIFANTAAELDSIQVAKLFDRFYTVHNAENTTGLGLEISRTLIYEMGGRMYAEYKENKLYVHILLPQVKAEHHS
- a CDS encoding NUDIX domain-containing protein, yielding MENMIRVGVGVLIVQDGKILLGHRVRSGADTGGIYEPDSWCLPGGKQEYGETLFEAAVRETKEETNLDISDLRIFSAADDIQPGKHFVTIQVIARACSGMLRVMEPKKQDEWKWFAKEELPTHIYSPSKKFIAAYVKERGSELS
- a CDS encoding Cof-type HAD-IIB family hydrolase, whose protein sequence is MNNIKIAFFDIDGTLIAMDRDTMSELMEDTLLQLQKNGIILCIATGRPPRSVPQFPRVKFDAYLTFNASYCFTADTVIFKNPIPTEDVHKIISNAKAIQRPVVLANVERNGANGRDRDIVDYFEISNQTVDVVDDFERLADEEIYQIMLGGTKKEYASILQGVTGAEITAWWPRAMDIIPYNGGKGLGVRKILEYYHLSKDEAIAFGDGTNDIEMLQAVGCGVAMGNASDDVKAVATDICPRVDEEGITQYCRKHHLV
- a CDS encoding ABC transporter permease, with the protein product MRRLLYANCSRLYGSKAFRVTLILMLCLEGILSLLLLSQDSTRIDLALFVSIQGIGSIISVSLSLFYGTEYSDGTIRNKLIVGHKRTDIYLAGFLSGGMGITMLYMLWILVGMIFAVIMQIPVMSTFKCVVSGCIGWLACISYCAIYNMIGMLSSSKAKTAIICILSAFCLMFGGLLCYSLARQGLLSEPMRMLFEVLFDINPYGQIFQFMTVELSVLWRLGIYAILVIVCVNTCGIAVFHKKDIK
- a CDS encoding transporter translates to MSLYFKICCSLSVGIAVGVLAGGLKRALRKKQYTQRQIDKSKRVIHKAAAILKYITFCVLLLGLLWCSYFLVLGILEPEMAEYANNMSELIVAVLSVISIMFAFVEFLRRKEA
- a CDS encoding helix-turn-helix domain-containing protein, with the protein product MDLGKNILKSRKKLQLSQEQLGQLVGVTRQTISNWELNETVPDARQLLALSRALQIGIDALVDNDMQMMLSQNEHGGEADKKRDSSKRILSVLTVMILLLILAFISAS
- a CDS encoding GNAT family N-acetyltransferase, whose product is MNIIEIEERTATLIQQLLEIWEASVKATHHFLSVDEIAMIKEYVPMAIQEIPHLIVAVNEQQIPIAFMGVAGHTLEMLFVFAKERGQGYGKALLEYGMKTYAVDKLTVNEQNPSAKGFYEHMGFTVYKRSDMDEQGNPYPLLYMKLDA
- a CDS encoding ATP-binding cassette domain-containing protein — protein: MEYVLKTNMLCKQYGQFHALRGVTMQIPKGAVYGFVGKNGAGKTTLLRLICGLQHPTSGDYMLYGKKNTEKDFARTRRKIGAVIESPAIYLDMSAEENLKQQYRILGCPSFDGLQDLLTLVGLGNTGKKKSRDFSLGMRQRLGIAIALAQDPDFLILDEPVNGLDPQGIIEIRELIGKLNREHQITVLISSHILDELSKLATHYGFIDNGSIIKEMSAQELHAACRKCVHIKVTNIKPLTHILDSMRMEYKIISETEADIFAEINVTRLALALNKEGAEIISMSERDENLESYYMSLVKGDCYA
- a CDS encoding GNAT family N-acetyltransferase; amino-acid sequence: MSSSYRNNNDIRKALLNESTVQIVRRITRETIQAIYPHYYPNGAVDFFLSHHKDANIRLDIKSGSVYLLFDDEERAIGTVTIKANEICRLFVLPQHQKKGHGRSLMEFAEHAIFSQYDRCTLDASLPAKAIYRKRGYQETEFHVIQTSSGDFLCYDVMQKKMQNE